In the Malus domestica chromosome 16, GDT2T_hap1 genome, one interval contains:
- the LOC103403524 gene encoding probable WRKY transcription factor 48 codes for MDGREEELKTTDRSNGMEYSTVFSDEIPTNFPSFSGMFDMPSSGEDQKVSMGGFMDLHGIPDYAPSLFDFTQTTSSLMMMPPHHHQQQSLPPTSTVVALPERDSATTTNTTSEILNSSTAPTTPNSSSISSSSNEAAANNNEGQITKLQEEEADEQDPEKTQKQLKPKKKNQKRQREPRFAFMTKSEVDNLDDGYRWRKYGQKAVKNSPYPRSYYRCTTAGCGVKKRVERLSDDPSTVVTTYEGQHTHPSPITQRGTMGIARLPDQSTGFISAAASSNPFAVQQFLPHHRHYQQQQQQQQQQYGYMYQSSPSLNISSSPYGGGSDGGPFNISSFSTGLLQERDILEGPAFSSSASNFLKDHGLLQDMVPQI; via the exons ATGGATGGTAGAGAAGAAGAGCTAAAGACCACCGATCGTAGCAACGGCATGGAATATTCGACAGTTTTCTCCGACGAGATTCCGACcaactttccttctttttccgGCATGTTCGACATGCCATCTTCGGGCGAAGATCAAAAGGTTTCTATGGGAGGGTTCATGGACTTGCATGGAATCCCAGACTACGCTCCTTCTCTATTCGATTTCACTCAAACCACGTCGTCGCTCATGATGATGCCACCACACCACCATCAACAACAATCACTCCCACCTACTTCTACAGTAGTAGCGCTGCCGGAGAGAGATAGTGCTACTACTACTAATACAACCTCGGAGATTTTGAATAGTAGTACGGCGCCTACAACGCCGAACTCGTCTTCGATCTCTTCGTCGTCAAATGAAGCTGCGGCGAATAATAATGAGGGACAAATTACAAAACTGCAGGAAGAGGAAGCCGATGAGCAAGATCCGgagaaaacccagaaaca ATTGAAACCGAAAAAGAAGAACCAAAAAAGGCAGAGGGAGCCGAGATTTGCGTTCATGACAAAGAGTGAGGTGGATAACCTAGATGATGGCTACCGATGGCGAAAATACGGCCAAAAAGCTGTTAAAAATAGCCCTTATCCCAG GAGCTATTATCGTTGCACCACTGCGGGCTGTGGTGTGAAGAAGAGGGTGGAGAGGTTGTCCGACGACCCCTCCACTGTGGTCACCACATACGAAGGCCAACACACGCATCCAAGTCCCATTACGCAGCGTGGCACAATGGGAATTGCACGGCTGCCGGATCAGTCTACTGGGTTTATATCTGCTGCGGCTTCATCAAATCCCTTTGCTGTTCAGCAGTTTTTACCTCATCACCGTCactatcaacaacaacaacagcagcagcagcagcaatatGGTTATATGTATCAATCCTCCCCTTCTTTGAATATCAGCTCATCCCCTTACGGTGGTGGTTCTGATGGTGGTCCTTTTAATATCTCCTCATTTTCTACTGGTTTACTTCAAGAGAGAGATATTTTGGAAGGACCCGCGTTTTCTTCTTCGGCTTCCAATTTTCTTAAAGACCATGGACTTCTTCAGGATATGGTACCGCAGATTTGA